A genomic stretch from Apis cerana isolate GH-2021 linkage group LG7, AcerK_1.0, whole genome shotgun sequence includes:
- the LOC107993707 gene encoding U3 small nucleolar ribonucleoprotein protein MPP10 → MADVEILNSVINTIDHNTKKPEQFLSIQNEVAVNFKNSLKCLYDFTKLETQRNTIALPELITEGFDEEQIWQQIELQNEGELDYLIDGISKSLAENKKLTISITKSKSVYNNEEDLSEKEKKIVEEETSEDDEEFKNNLKKQKKDVKKRKKKSSIVDDKFFKLEELDEYLTKEEKKEKQNEKYEEKSDDESVDLFNDFSDNDNKTEEVKLLKYADFFDSPESEDENLDNSLQYIETNDEELEENELDDNELLESLDSDSNNEMDVDNEMEEKSSSKKKVTFNLTNDSDETDSLENKNINNEVDVEIKSSLEMRQERLKNKIGKLEEEALAEKPWQLRGEVSASNRPQNSLLEEFVEFDITTRPPPVITEQTTLKLEDIIKQRIKDKAWDDVEKKFKPVETPLEYKKKLILNQEKSKESLSQIYENEYLKQKETLNPDNTEKEEEEPKLHTEIREMMHSVFSKLDALSNFHYTPKQVQPEIKIINNMPAINMEEVAPIGMSDAALLAPEEIKAKPRGDLIGKAERSKTDMKRERRRKKMRQRARQQAIEKKEKLNAIKPGIAKKYKKEKATELAKKLSKNRNIIRMDESSFKAPKTSTAFFTQLQDEVKSHIKAKINTDTKKKQKNTLSAKKLKL, encoded by the exons atggcaGATGTAGAAATACTTAATAgtgttataaatacaattgatcataatactaaaaaaccggaacaatttttaag cATACAAAATGAAGTtgctgttaattttaaaaattccctaAAGtgtttatatgattttacaaaattagaaACACAAAGAAACACAATTGCTTTACCAGAACTTATTACAGAAGGTTTTGATGAAGAACAAATCTGGCAGCAAATTGAATTGCAGAATGAAGGTGAACTTGATTACTTAATTGATGGTATTTCTAAATCTTtagctgaaaataaaaagttgacAATTAGtataacaaaatcaaaatctgtatataataatgaagaagatttatcagaaaaagaaaaaaaaatagtagaagAAGAAACATCCGAGGATGAtgaggaatttaaaaataatttaaaaaaacaaaaaaaggatgtaaagaaaagaaaaaaaaaatcatcaatagTAGATGACAAGTTCTTTAAATTAGAAGAACTAgatgaatatttaacaaaagaggaaaagaaagagaaacaaaatgaaaaatatgaagaaaaatccGATGATGAATCTGTAGATTTGTTCAATGATTTttctgataatgataataaaactgaagaagtaaaattattaaaatatgcagACTTTTTTGATAGTCCAGAAAGTGAAGATGAAAATCTTGATAATTCTCTACAATATATAGAAACAAATGATGAAGAATTAGAGGAAAATGAATTAGATGATAATGAATTACTGGAATCACTAGATAGtgattcaaataatgaaatggatgttgataatgaaatggaagaaaaaagttcTTCCAAAAAGAAAGTTACATTTAATCTTACAAATGATTCTGATGAAACAGAtagtttagaaaataaaaatatcaataacgaAGTTGATGTAgaaattaaatcttctttaGAAATGCGAcaagagagattaaaaaataaaattggaaaattagaagaagaagCTCTTGCAGAGAAACCTTGGCAATTGAGGGGTGAAGTTAGTGCATCAAATAGACCACAGAATTCTTTACTAGAAGAATTCGTGGAATTTGATATTACAACTAGACCTCCGCCTGTGATTACTGAACAAACAACACTTAAATTAGAAGATATAATTAAGCAAAGGATAAAGGACAAAGCTTGGGATGAtgttgagaaaaaatttaaaccagTTGAAACTCCTTTAGAgtacaagaaaaaattgatcttgaatcaagaaaaaagtaaagaaagttTATctcaaatttatgaaaatgaatatcttAAACAGAAAGAAACTTTAAATCCGGATAATactgaaaaggaagaagaagaaccaAAATTGCATACAGAAATCCGTGAAATGATGCATTCAGTGTTTTCTAAGTTAGATGCTTTGTCTAATTTCCATTATACACCAAAACAG gttcaaccagagattaaaattattaataatatgccTGCAATTAACATGGAAGAAGTAGCTCCAATTGGAATGAGTGATGCTGCTTTATTAGCTCCAGAAGAAATTAAAg cGAAACCGCGAGGTGATTTGATTGGTAAAGCAGAAAGAAGCAAAACGGATATGAAACGTGAACGAAGACGTAAGAAGATGAGACAACGTGCGCGGCAACAAGCTatagagaaaaaggagaaattgaATGCAATCAAGCCGGGTATTGctaagaaatataagaaagaaaaggcaACAGAATTGGCAAAGAAATTAagcaaaaatcgaaatattataagaatggATGAGTCAAGTTTCAAAGCTCCAAAAACTTCGACAGCCTTTTTCACTCAATTACAAGATGAAGTGAAAAGTCACATTAaagcaaaaattaatacagatactaagaaaaaacaaaaaaatactttatctgcaaaaaaattaaaattataa